One part of the Sorangiineae bacterium MSr11954 genome encodes these proteins:
- a CDS encoding NAD(P)H-dependent oxidoreductase subunit E — translation MHSAPWLPGADYTLATERPADTCVLLVGHGSRNPEANAEFESLADVYRQARTDLAVQIGYIELARPLVPEALAMAARMARRVAVVPLFLFSAGHVKNDLPLAIDEARRRFPSRTFAVAPALGVHPSLVAMAHDRVAPLLSDDAAQRARTMLLVAGRGSSDPDANADFCKLVRLIGDGRDLFDVQPSFMGITGPKVETSLDRIARMRPERLVVLPYLLFAGRLATRLTAQVAAFAERHPWIRASLAPHLGHDPRLFELIDERAAKALAGEDLLPCDTCQYRTALPGLAHQVGGLRALLYSVRHTLTHAQASMPVHMHKPLKKHVLVCCNTDCVDRGSTALLAALRREVKDAGHARTIKVTRTACMGRCGEGPTVAVYPDGVWYRGVREADAAEIVHEHLLEDRLVARLVDDILQ, via the coding sequence ATGCACTCTGCTCCGTGGCTTCCGGGTGCGGACTACACCCTGGCCACCGAACGCCCGGCTGATACGTGCGTTCTCCTCGTCGGTCACGGCAGCCGAAACCCCGAGGCCAACGCCGAATTCGAATCGCTGGCCGACGTGTACCGGCAGGCCCGAACCGATCTGGCGGTCCAGATTGGCTACATCGAGCTCGCGCGACCGCTCGTCCCCGAAGCGCTCGCGATGGCAGCACGCATGGCGCGCCGCGTTGCCGTGGTGCCGCTGTTCCTCTTCTCCGCCGGCCACGTCAAGAACGACCTGCCGCTCGCCATCGACGAAGCGCGCCGCCGTTTTCCATCCCGGACCTTCGCGGTCGCGCCCGCTCTCGGGGTGCACCCTTCGCTGGTGGCCATGGCGCACGATCGGGTGGCGCCGCTCCTGTCGGACGACGCCGCCCAGCGCGCGCGGACCATGCTCCTCGTGGCCGGCCGCGGCTCCAGCGATCCCGACGCCAACGCCGACTTTTGCAAGCTGGTGCGCCTCATTGGCGATGGGCGCGATCTCTTCGATGTGCAGCCCTCGTTCATGGGCATCACCGGACCCAAGGTGGAGACCTCGCTCGATCGGATCGCACGCATGCGCCCCGAGCGTCTGGTGGTCTTGCCGTATCTGCTCTTTGCCGGCCGCCTCGCCACGCGCCTCACGGCGCAAGTCGCCGCGTTCGCCGAGCGTCATCCCTGGATCCGCGCCTCGCTCGCGCCGCACCTCGGCCACGATCCGCGCCTCTTCGAGCTCATCGACGAGCGCGCAGCGAAGGCGCTCGCGGGTGAAGACCTCCTTCCGTGCGATACGTGCCAGTACCGCACCGCCCTTCCGGGGCTCGCGCACCAAGTCGGCGGGCTGCGCGCGCTCCTCTACAGCGTGCGCCACACGTTGACGCACGCGCAAGCGTCGATGCCCGTGCACATGCACAAGCCGCTGAAGAAGCACGTGCTCGTGTGCTGCAACACCGACTGCGTGGACCGCGGGAGCACGGCGCTCCTCGCGGCCTTGCGGCGCGAGGTCAAAGACGCCGGCCACGCGCGCACCATCAAGGTCACCCGCACCGCGTGCATGGGCCGCTGCGGTGAGGGACCCACCGTGGCCGTTTACCCCGACGGCGTGTGGTACCGCGGCGTTCGCGAGGCGGATGCCGCGGAGATCGTACACGAACACCTCCTCGAAGATCGTCTCGTCGCCCGACTCGTCGACGACATCTTGCAGTGA
- a CDS encoding PepSY domain-containing protein: MQRLVRKIHLTATAILGVQLVAWAVTGFAFTLFDFRAVRGTDDRAPAAVLPREVLPPLLGEDRGRGWTAEERASIQSVHLTMLAGRPVYAVAFAGERGERLVDAVDGQRLTIDEPLAARIATGAFRGTARALGATRRDDEGRDVWIVRLDDRRATEVAVDAATGEIAWWRNDVWRAFDTLWSIHVLGYVDRRSPAHWPLRVVGLLASVAALSGAGLLLARLALRLRRRAAPRAAAALPKAH, from the coding sequence ATGCAGCGCCTCGTACGAAAGATCCACCTCACCGCGACGGCCATCCTCGGCGTGCAGCTCGTGGCTTGGGCGGTCACCGGCTTTGCCTTCACGCTGTTCGACTTCCGTGCGGTGCGAGGCACCGACGACCGCGCGCCGGCCGCGGTCTTGCCGCGCGAGGTGCTCCCTCCGCTGCTGGGGGAGGATCGCGGTCGTGGATGGACGGCCGAGGAGCGCGCGTCGATCCAATCCGTGCACCTGACGATGCTCGCCGGCCGCCCCGTCTACGCCGTCGCGTTCGCGGGCGAGCGCGGCGAGCGCCTCGTGGACGCCGTCGATGGCCAGCGGCTCACGATCGACGAGCCGCTGGCCGCGCGCATCGCGACGGGGGCCTTTCGGGGTACGGCGCGTGCGCTCGGCGCGACCCGCAGAGACGACGAGGGGCGCGACGTCTGGATCGTTCGCCTCGATGATCGGCGCGCCACCGAGGTCGCCGTCGATGCGGCGACCGGCGAGATCGCCTGGTGGCGCAACGATGTGTGGCGGGCGTTCGACACGCTCTGGTCGATTCACGTGCTCGGCTATGTCGACCGGCGCAGCCCGGCGCATTGGCCGCTCCGCGTGGTGGGCCTTTTGGCCAGCGTGGCCGCCCTCAGCGGCGCGGGGTTGCTCCTCGCGCGGCTCGCACTCCGCCTTCGCCGGCGCGCGGCCCCTCGTGCCGCGGCCGCGCTGCCCAAAGCCCACTGA
- a CDS encoding DUF3209 family protein, producing MACHEIAALRLGLMKILGVDDEAEKAHELAELGPAAHEPGPLASLTKAADLDSLVKLFTTSLIDLNEKVARTGAGDPKLPYLRSLVVLTKKVELELRAQVEGLSRMNRELEEMHDLVHELFPAE from the coding sequence ATGGCTTGCCACGAAATTGCCGCACTTCGCCTGGGGTTGATGAAGATTCTCGGGGTCGACGACGAAGCCGAGAAGGCGCACGAGCTCGCGGAGCTCGGCCCCGCGGCGCACGAACCGGGACCGCTCGCATCGCTCACCAAGGCCGCCGATCTCGATTCGCTCGTCAAGCTGTTCACCACCTCGCTCATCGACTTGAACGAGAAGGTGGCGCGCACCGGGGCCGGCGATCCCAAGCTCCCCTACCTTCGAAGCTTGGTGGTGCTGACGAAAAAGGTCGAGCTCGAGCTGCGCGCGCAAGTGGAGGGCCTTTCGCGCATGAACCGCGAGCTGGAAGAGATGCACGATCTCGTGCACGAGCTCTTCCCGGCGGAGTGA
- a CDS encoding FAD-binding oxidoreductase, whose protein sequence is MAANPKTLRILASHPEGSSARALEIETIDGSPLAPTAGKYIIVNTGVVVGEKAIKRAYSLLPVPGVPHRARLLVKRLGGPGSEVMHAAPVGTELSFSGPWGKLIAPGHDAPVSDGADAPRTLVVATDTGITTALGIALHASTLSTCRVLEVLWLRSEDETFLDVDSVEARIEQAGVRFVHAAVLPASDPNRVHTAWSHVDARVAELGAELVIASGDGAIIHPLRTRWALPEVRIECYFHNPEKKSA, encoded by the coding sequence ATGGCCGCGAACCCCAAGACGCTCCGAATCCTCGCCTCGCACCCGGAAGGGAGCAGCGCGCGGGCGCTCGAAATCGAGACCATCGACGGCTCTCCGCTGGCCCCCACCGCCGGCAAATACATCATCGTCAACACGGGCGTGGTCGTCGGCGAAAAGGCGATCAAGCGCGCTTATTCGCTCCTGCCCGTGCCCGGCGTGCCGCACCGCGCGCGGCTCTTGGTCAAGCGCCTGGGCGGCCCCGGCTCCGAGGTGATGCATGCCGCGCCGGTCGGCACGGAGCTGTCGTTCAGCGGTCCGTGGGGGAAGTTGATCGCGCCGGGCCATGACGCGCCGGTGTCCGATGGCGCGGATGCGCCGCGCACCTTGGTCGTGGCCACCGACACCGGCATCACCACGGCGCTCGGTATCGCGCTGCACGCGAGCACGTTGTCCACCTGCCGCGTGCTCGAAGTGCTCTGGCTGCGCAGCGAGGACGAGACATTTCTCGATGTCGACTCCGTCGAGGCGCGCATCGAGCAAGCCGGTGTCCGTTTCGTGCACGCCGCCGTTCTACCGGCGAGCGATCCGAATCGCGTCCACACGGCGTGGTCCCACGTGGACGCACGGGTCGCGGAGCTGGGCGCGGAGCTCGTGATCGCCTCGGGCGATGGCGCGATCATTCACCCGCTGCGAACCCGCTGGGCCCTCCCCGAGGTGCGCATCGAGTGCTACTTCCACAACCCCGAAAAGAAGAGCGCCTAG
- a CDS encoding cobalt-precorrin-5B (C(1))-methyltransferase, whose protein sequence is MDLPRTLRTVVPPRDPKGQREGFTTGACAAAAAKAAVRLLLRGEGSSEIESTLPNGQRHTFVLERCERTDDVAVCSIVKDAGDDPDCTHGAEIVAEVSLRAEPGIELRGGEGVARVTKPGLGLEVGGPAINPVPRRNITAMVLEELAGSAFRGAVVTIRVPGGEELAKQTINARLGLLGGISILGTTGIVKPYSTAAYKASVVQAIDVARERGQTILVLTTGGKSEAYAMKLYPELAEEAFVQVGDFVGVGVKHCARRGAERAVVVGMIGKLSKMADGRTMTHAAGSEVNMELLAGIARDLGAGEPVVSEIRAANTARHVMEIAAREGITQLCSSICERVVFHLGEHVGGALDIHAVLVDFNGAVLGRYPSPAPTEAS, encoded by the coding sequence GTGGACCTACCGCGCACGCTACGAACGGTGGTTCCCCCGCGCGATCCGAAGGGGCAGCGCGAAGGGTTCACCACGGGTGCGTGCGCCGCCGCCGCGGCCAAGGCGGCCGTCCGGCTGCTCCTGCGCGGCGAGGGGTCGTCCGAGATCGAGTCGACGCTCCCCAATGGCCAGCGCCACACCTTCGTGCTGGAGCGATGCGAGCGCACGGACGATGTGGCGGTGTGCAGCATCGTCAAGGACGCGGGCGACGATCCCGATTGCACGCACGGCGCGGAGATCGTGGCGGAGGTGAGCTTGCGCGCGGAGCCCGGCATCGAGCTGCGCGGCGGCGAAGGCGTGGCGCGGGTGACCAAGCCGGGGCTGGGGCTGGAGGTGGGCGGGCCTGCGATCAACCCGGTGCCGAGGCGCAACATCACGGCCATGGTCCTCGAGGAGCTCGCGGGCAGCGCCTTTCGCGGCGCCGTGGTGACCATTCGTGTTCCGGGGGGCGAGGAGCTCGCGAAGCAGACTATCAATGCCCGGCTCGGGCTCCTCGGAGGGATTTCCATCCTCGGCACCACCGGCATCGTCAAACCGTATTCGACGGCCGCGTACAAGGCGAGCGTGGTGCAGGCCATCGACGTGGCGCGCGAGCGCGGCCAGACGATTTTGGTGCTCACCACCGGCGGCAAGTCGGAGGCGTACGCCATGAAGCTCTACCCGGAGCTCGCCGAGGAGGCCTTCGTGCAGGTGGGCGACTTCGTGGGCGTCGGGGTCAAGCATTGCGCACGGCGCGGCGCGGAGCGCGCGGTGGTGGTGGGCATGATCGGCAAGCTCTCCAAGATGGCCGACGGTCGCACGATGACCCACGCGGCCGGCTCCGAGGTCAACATGGAGCTGCTCGCCGGCATCGCGCGCGATCTCGGGGCAGGCGAGCCCGTGGTCTCCGAGATCCGCGCGGCCAACACCGCCCGCCACGTGATGGAGATCGCGGCGCGTGAAGGCATCACCCAGTTGTGCAGCAGCATCTGCGAGCGCGTCGTCTTCCACCTCGGAGAGCACGTGGGCGGCGCGCTCGACATTCATGCGGTGCTCGTCGATTTCAACGGGGCGGTGCTCGGGCGATACCCGAGCCCGGCCCCTACGGAGGCTTCATGA
- a CDS encoding precorrin-8X methylmutase — MRQMTALGRGIEDRSFAIIDAEVGPHGFPDAEWQVVRRVIHATADFEFRSLMRFGGDAIASGIRALRAGCPVVVDVKMIAVGLNEQRLASYGCKVFSFISDEDVIASATASNSTRAIESMRKAHREGVLDGAIVAIGNAPTALLEVLRLVREENAKPALVLGVPVGFVSAAESKDELIASTVPFIAARGRKGGSTIAVAIVHALLLLSAQEAQGAHEARGAHDAQAPSRDRGGAP, encoded by the coding sequence ATGCGACAGATGACCGCGCTCGGGCGCGGGATCGAGGACCGGAGCTTTGCCATCATCGACGCCGAGGTCGGCCCCCACGGCTTCCCCGACGCCGAGTGGCAAGTGGTCAGGCGGGTCATCCACGCCACCGCCGACTTCGAGTTCCGCTCGCTCATGCGCTTCGGCGGCGACGCCATCGCCTCCGGGATCCGCGCGCTCCGCGCCGGGTGCCCCGTGGTGGTCGACGTGAAGATGATCGCCGTCGGCCTCAACGAGCAGCGCCTCGCGTCCTACGGCTGCAAGGTGTTCTCGTTCATCTCCGACGAAGACGTCATCGCGAGTGCCACCGCCTCGAACTCCACGCGCGCCATCGAGTCGATGCGCAAAGCGCACCGCGAGGGCGTCCTCGACGGCGCCATCGTGGCCATCGGCAACGCGCCCACCGCGCTGCTCGAGGTCCTGCGGCTGGTGCGCGAGGAGAACGCCAAGCCGGCGCTGGTCCTCGGGGTGCCGGTGGGGTTCGTGTCGGCGGCGGAGTCGAAGGACGAGCTCATCGCCTCCACCGTGCCGTTCATCGCCGCCCGCGGCCGCAAAGGCGGAAGCACCATCGCGGTCGCCATCGTTCACGCGCTGCTCCTTTTGTCGGCGCAAGAAGCGCAAGGTGCGCACGAAGCGCGAGGGGCACACGACGCGCAAGCTCCGTCGCGGGATCGGGGAGGTGCGCCATGA
- the cbiE gene encoding precorrin-6y C5,15-methyltransferase (decarboxylating) subunit CbiE: MSTRRAVTVIGIGDDGCAGLTSRAANAVARAHVLVGGERHLAFFPQFTGERIALKGGLGAALDRASELANEHQVCVLASGDPLFFGIGPLIAKRFGAEHVEFLPAPSSIQWAFARTGIAWEDAEVLSVHGRSMDGFVSRLRHVSKVAVLTDTENTPARLAARLLEYGDDRWQAWVCERLSGPGERVRAFALADLAAQTDIDPLNVLLLVREGAFRPRPAIPYLHEDAFAKRMPKNGLITKREVRLLSLASLAIAPDAIVWDIGAGSGSVAIEAAMLAPRGWVYAIEVDPEGVAICRDNVRTHGVDNVEVIAGRAPEALAGLKAPDAVFVGGSKGSMEAIVAASLEALRPGGRLVVNAVTLENVAEAYTTLRAHRLDPEITLVQIARGVPLAHYRRYESLNPIHIMAASKPVAS; the protein is encoded by the coding sequence ATGAGCACGCGGCGGGCGGTGACGGTGATCGGCATCGGGGACGACGGCTGCGCCGGATTGACGAGCCGCGCCGCGAACGCCGTGGCGCGCGCCCACGTGCTGGTGGGCGGCGAGCGGCACCTCGCGTTCTTTCCGCAGTTCACGGGCGAGCGGATCGCGCTCAAGGGCGGGCTCGGCGCGGCGTTGGACCGCGCCTCCGAGCTCGCCAACGAGCACCAGGTGTGCGTGCTCGCGTCGGGCGATCCGCTCTTCTTCGGCATCGGGCCGCTGATCGCCAAGCGCTTCGGGGCGGAGCACGTCGAGTTCCTCCCCGCGCCCAGCTCCATCCAGTGGGCGTTCGCGCGCACGGGCATCGCATGGGAGGACGCCGAGGTCCTCTCCGTGCACGGCCGCAGCATGGACGGCTTCGTGAGCCGCCTGCGCCATGTCTCGAAGGTGGCGGTGCTCACCGACACGGAAAATACGCCCGCCCGCCTGGCCGCGCGCCTCCTCGAGTACGGCGACGACCGCTGGCAAGCGTGGGTCTGCGAGCGCCTCTCGGGCCCCGGCGAGCGGGTCCGAGCCTTCGCCCTCGCCGATCTGGCTGCCCAGACGGACATCGATCCGCTCAACGTCCTTTTGCTGGTGCGCGAGGGCGCCTTTCGCCCGCGGCCTGCCATCCCGTACCTGCACGAAGACGCCTTCGCCAAACGCATGCCGAAGAACGGCTTGATCACCAAGCGCGAGGTGCGCCTCCTCTCGCTGGCGTCCCTGGCCATCGCCCCCGACGCCATCGTCTGGGACATCGGCGCCGGCTCCGGCTCCGTGGCCATCGAGGCCGCGATGCTCGCGCCGCGCGGGTGGGTCTACGCCATCGAGGTGGACCCCGAGGGGGTGGCCATCTGCCGCGACAACGTGCGCACCCACGGGGTCGACAACGTCGAGGTCATCGCGGGCCGCGCCCCCGAAGCGCTCGCGGGCCTGAAGGCGCCCGACGCCGTCTTCGTCGGCGGCAGCAAAGGCAGCATGGAGGCCATCGTCGCCGCGTCCCTCGAAGCGCTCCGCCCCGGCGGCCGCCTCGTGGTCAACGCCGTCACCCTCGAGAACGTGGCCGAGGCCTACACCACCCTGCGCGCGCACCGGCTCGACCCCGAGATCACCCTGGTGCAAATCGCCCGCGGCGTGCCCCTCGCGCACTACCGCCGCTACGAGTCGCTCAACCCGATCCACATCATGGCCGCCTCCAAGCCGGTGGCGTCATGA
- the cobI gene encoding precorrin-2 C(20)-methyltransferase, which yields MSDLGTLYGVGVGPGASDLITLRAVKVLQSAEVLALPRSSDFGASVAWEIIEPILTEPRPGQKRLRLTFPMTKDPSKVRPHVDAAVSAIGAHLVEGRSVAFVTEGDPSLFSTFGYVRQEARKRWPGLRVDVVPGVTSITAVAAVGGMPLADGHERIAIVPATYGVSDLVDLLTRFDTVVLMKLGGEMPTILAALEQTGLTDRAFFVSKATMAEQRLETDVQKLRDERGGCFSMLIVKRQDRSGVLLGGAPNEEIP from the coding sequence ATGAGCGACCTCGGCACCCTGTATGGCGTTGGCGTCGGCCCCGGCGCGTCGGATTTGATCACCTTGCGCGCCGTGAAGGTGCTCCAGTCGGCCGAGGTCCTCGCGCTTCCGCGCAGCTCCGACTTTGGCGCGTCGGTCGCGTGGGAGATCATCGAGCCGATCCTCACCGAGCCTCGTCCCGGGCAAAAGCGGCTGCGTCTGACATTCCCCATGACCAAGGACCCGTCGAAGGTGCGCCCGCACGTGGACGCGGCGGTCTCCGCCATCGGAGCGCACCTGGTGGAGGGGCGCTCGGTCGCCTTCGTCACCGAGGGCGACCCTTCGCTCTTCAGCACCTTCGGCTATGTGCGGCAGGAGGCGCGCAAGCGCTGGCCGGGGTTGCGCGTCGACGTGGTCCCCGGGGTGACGTCGATCACCGCGGTGGCCGCCGTCGGCGGGATGCCGCTCGCCGACGGGCACGAGCGCATCGCCATCGTACCGGCCACCTATGGGGTGAGCGATCTGGTCGACTTGCTCACCCGCTTCGACACCGTGGTCCTGATGAAGCTGGGCGGCGAGATGCCCACCATCCTCGCCGCGCTGGAGCAGACGGGGCTCACCGACCGCGCCTTCTTCGTCTCGAAGGCCACCATGGCCGAGCAGCGCCTCGAGACCGACGTTCAAAAGCTGCGCGACGAGCGCGGCGGCTGCTTCTCCATGTTGATCGTCAAACGCCAGGACCGCAGCGGCGTGCTCCTCGGCGGCGCCCCGAACGAGGAGATCCCGTGA
- a CDS encoding cobalamin biosynthesis protein: MTTPRRPFAIYAITRHGIDIARKLAAGLPGADLFVSAKLAHLAAPLTIKPFALPMGPLLSDTFTAYDGHIFIISVGAVVRMIAPLLQNKKVDPAIVCVDDAARFSICVLSGHVGRGNVFTERVASILGAASVVTTASDAIGTLTVDILGRDLGWTLDDMDRNVTRGCAAVVNAAPVLFVQETGEPHFWPVDRPLPDGVQYATSLDGVDPRAWEILLVATDRERARIDAAQWDNAVVYRPKSLVVGLGCDRDASPEMVERGVDALLAAHGLSSKSVKAIATIDKKADERAFLALSERRRWPLQIFTPEELDAVPGIENPSETVKRFVGARGVAEPAALLAAGAEKLLVPKQTYTEEGAGRSMTFAVARIPFSRRTPSETKKDANHE; this comes from the coding sequence GTGACCACCCCCCGCCGTCCCTTCGCCATCTACGCCATCACCCGCCATGGCATCGACATCGCACGAAAGCTCGCCGCAGGGCTCCCCGGCGCGGATCTCTTCGTCTCCGCCAAGCTCGCGCACTTGGCCGCGCCGCTCACGATCAAGCCCTTTGCGCTGCCGATGGGGCCTCTCTTGTCCGACACCTTCACGGCCTACGATGGGCACATCTTCATCATCAGCGTGGGCGCCGTGGTCCGCATGATCGCGCCGCTCCTTCAAAACAAGAAGGTCGACCCGGCCATCGTCTGCGTCGACGACGCCGCGCGCTTCTCCATCTGCGTCCTCTCGGGCCACGTGGGCCGCGGCAACGTCTTCACCGAGCGCGTCGCGTCCATCTTGGGGGCAGCGTCCGTGGTGACCACCGCATCGGACGCCATCGGCACCTTGACCGTGGACATCCTCGGACGCGATCTCGGCTGGACCCTCGACGACATGGATCGAAATGTGACGCGCGGCTGCGCGGCGGTGGTGAACGCCGCCCCCGTCTTGTTCGTGCAGGAGACGGGCGAACCGCACTTTTGGCCCGTGGATCGCCCGCTCCCCGATGGCGTGCAGTACGCCACCAGCCTGGATGGCGTGGACCCCCGCGCGTGGGAGATCCTCCTGGTCGCGACGGATCGTGAACGAGCGCGTATCGACGCGGCGCAGTGGGACAACGCCGTGGTGTATCGGCCCAAGAGCCTGGTGGTCGGTCTGGGTTGCGATCGCGATGCTTCGCCCGAGATGGTCGAGCGCGGGGTGGACGCGCTGCTCGCGGCGCATGGCTTGTCGTCCAAGTCGGTGAAGGCCATCGCGACCATCGACAAGAAGGCGGACGAGCGCGCGTTTCTCGCGCTGTCCGAGCGGAGGCGATGGCCGCTGCAGATCTTTACGCCCGAGGAGCTCGATGCGGTGCCGGGCATCGAGAACCCGTCGGAGACGGTGAAGCGCTTCGTGGGTGCGCGCGGCGTCGCGGAGCCGGCGGCGCTCCTCGCGGCCGGGGCGGAGAAGCTCTTGGTGCCCAAGCAGACGTACACGGAAGAAGGGGCGGGCCGCTCGATGACCTTTGCCGTGGCGCGCATCCCATTTTCGCGCCGCACCCCGAGTGAAACCAAGAAGGACGCCAACCATGAGTGA
- the cobJ gene encoding precorrin-3B C(17)-methyltransferase, protein MSDVKGLLSIVGIGPGASQHTSPAALEAIAMSDVIVGYTTYIKLVRHLIEGKEVVRTGMTEEIGRARAAVERARDGAKVAIISSGDAGVYGMAGLVFQVLQEIGWKRGDSPELRMVPGMTALNSCGSLVGAPLGHDFCAISLSDLLTPWPVIARRIEAAASADFVIGLYNPASGRRTRQIVEAHDIIARYRPGSTPVALVKSAYRKLEQVTLSDLDHFLEFEIGMLTTVLVGSTNTFVFEGYMVTPRGYTNKYTWDGNAIAGQTPGRSLVLSEENVPVRSEGDARVRSEENVPAPRDRAPLAVLSEEE, encoded by the coding sequence ATGAGTGACGTGAAAGGGCTGCTCTCCATCGTCGGCATCGGACCCGGTGCTTCGCAGCACACCTCGCCCGCGGCGTTGGAGGCGATCGCAATGTCCGACGTCATCGTCGGGTACACCACGTACATCAAGCTGGTGCGCCACCTCATCGAGGGCAAAGAGGTGGTTCGCACCGGCATGACGGAGGAAATCGGCCGCGCGCGCGCCGCCGTCGAGCGGGCGCGCGATGGGGCCAAGGTGGCCATCATCTCGTCGGGCGACGCCGGCGTGTACGGTATGGCGGGGCTGGTCTTTCAGGTGCTCCAAGAGATCGGCTGGAAGCGCGGGGACTCGCCGGAGCTGCGGATGGTCCCCGGCATGACGGCGCTCAACTCGTGCGGCTCGTTGGTCGGCGCCCCGCTCGGTCACGACTTTTGCGCCATCTCGCTCTCCGATCTGCTCACCCCGTGGCCCGTGATCGCGCGGCGCATCGAGGCCGCGGCGTCGGCCGACTTCGTCATCGGTCTTTACAACCCGGCCAGCGGCCGGCGCACCCGCCAAATCGTGGAGGCGCACGACATCATCGCGCGCTACCGCCCCGGCTCGACGCCGGTGGCGCTCGTGAAGAGCGCGTATCGAAAGCTCGAGCAGGTGACCTTGAGCGATCTCGATCACTTCCTGGAGTTCGAGATCGGCATGCTCACCACGGTGCTCGTCGGCTCGACCAACACGTTCGTCTTCGAGGGCTACATGGTCACGCCGCGCGGCTATACGAACAAGTACACCTGGGACGGCAACGCCATTGCCGGTCAAACGCCGGGGCGTTCGTTGGTCCTTTCGGAGGAGAACGTGCCCGTGCGGTCGGAGGGCGACGCGCGTGTGCGGTCGGAGGAGAACGTGCCCGCCCCTCGCGATCGAGCCCCGCTCGCGGTGCTGTCGGAGGAGGAATAA
- a CDS encoding precorrin-3B C(17)-methyltransferase, with amino-acid sequence MSRVGRLAGAILAESRGEYFLVGNTKAPCDWAAAGFERPVEIDPAKRPFVRLAPVGPIAPTALGAPCLTFDLEGEELARTLAARLLIERNGSVSERLWRLVVHRGDPDAEEDVEDMIDARWLGEMPAPIWRIVRDTVLRCL; translated from the coding sequence ATGTCGCGCGTCGGTCGACTTGCGGGGGCCATCCTGGCCGAGAGCCGCGGGGAGTATTTTCTGGTGGGGAACACCAAGGCCCCTTGCGATTGGGCGGCGGCCGGCTTCGAGCGCCCCGTCGAAATCGATCCGGCGAAGCGCCCCTTCGTGCGCCTCGCGCCCGTCGGTCCCATCGCACCCACCGCGCTCGGCGCGCCGTGCTTGACGTTCGACCTCGAAGGCGAGGAGCTCGCCCGCACCCTCGCCGCGCGGCTCCTCATCGAGCGAAATGGCTCCGTGAGCGAACGTCTGTGGCGTCTCGTCGTTCATCGGGGCGATCCCGATGCGGAGGAGGATGTGGAGGACATGATCGATGCGCGGTGGCTGGGGGAGATGCCCGCGCCCATTTGGCGGATCGTTCGCGATACGGTCCTTCGTTGCCTTTGA
- the cobM gene encoding precorrin-4 C(11)-methyltransferase, which yields MRVYIIGAGPGDPKLITLRGAELIARCPVVLYTGSLVPREVVAMADPSATVLDSSGMTLDQILEVIVSARDAGHDVARVHTGDPALFGSTAEQMRRMEELSIPYEIVPGVSSFSAAAAALGRELTLPELSQTVILTRAEGRTPMPEREKLADLATHRATLCLFLSITLMRDVVEALIPSYGPDCPVAVVHKASCPDQKIVRGTLADIREKVREAGIKTQSMILVGHVLTSTDFANSKLYDPEFSHRFRRAVRSPS from the coding sequence ATGCGCGTTTACATCATTGGAGCCGGCCCTGGAGATCCCAAGCTCATCACCTTGCGCGGCGCGGAGCTGATCGCGCGGTGCCCGGTGGTCTTGTACACGGGGTCGCTCGTGCCCCGCGAGGTCGTCGCCATGGCCGATCCGAGCGCCACCGTGCTCGACTCGTCGGGCATGACGCTCGACCAGATCCTCGAGGTCATCGTTTCGGCGCGCGACGCGGGCCATGACGTCGCGCGCGTGCACACCGGTGATCCGGCGCTGTTCGGGTCGACCGCCGAGCAGATGCGAAGGATGGAGGAGCTCTCCATCCCCTACGAGATCGTGCCGGGTGTGTCGTCGTTCTCGGCGGCCGCCGCCGCGCTCGGCCGTGAGCTCACCTTGCCGGAGCTCTCGCAAACCGTGATCCTCACCCGCGCCGAAGGGCGCACACCGATGCCCGAACGCGAGAAGCTCGCCGACTTGGCGACCCATCGCGCCACCCTGTGTCTCTTCCTGAGCATCACCTTGATGCGCGATGTGGTCGAAGCGCTCATCCCGTCGTATGGCCCCGATTGCCCGGTGGCCGTCGTGCACAAGGCGAGCTGCCCCGATCAGAAGATCGTGCGTGGAACTTTGGCGGACATTCGTGAGAAGGTGCGCGAGGCCGGGATCAAAACGCAATCCATGATCCTGGTGGGGCATGTCTTGACATCGACCGACTTTGCGAACTCCAAGCTCTACGATCCCGAGTTCAGCCATCGCTTCCGCCGCGCGGTAAGGAGTCCATCATGA